Sequence from the Metopolophium dirhodum isolate CAU chromosome 2, ASM1992520v1, whole genome shotgun sequence genome:
TGCAGGCTATTGCGATGGAGATTTCAAAAAcagcttaacatttttttgcagGTTTTTcaaagttgtttttatttattcaaaattcaaatttttttcaaattataaattaggtaagtAATACTAATAACACTACAAAATGgctatttttctaattttttttcaagggaggctattatatacctagtcataatattatttatatatgagtatatataATTGTCATTTATGACATAAAAAAGAATTCTTGGGAATCACGAGTAAACTTAATTTGTTTTCCCATTTAGCTAGGGCCCCCGGCGATAGCCGGGTGGGCCAGACGGACACATggtatacctatagatatatctatatttttaattttaacacaacctatggaattaaaaaatttatttttaccaaatctCGGAGGCTAAAAATGGTTAAGGTTTTTGGTTTAATTAAAAGCTGGTGGTTACGTTTTAGATGCTCCCCAAAAGTACtggaaaaattctaaaattactTGTACAAAGTAAAATATGCGTTCAAAATACACGAAAACAAACCAGTAATACCTCTTGCAGAAGACTTTTCAGAACACCATTTCACTTTTTAGTTTCCCAATAACTGAAAAAAgcttaaatataaaacactGCAATCTTTAGGtacaactaaaaaattaaatgttttgtgaaAAATCTACTAATCATGCATCGTCTAGGGAGGTCGCGGACCCTATTTCGATGTTCATTTGTCTTCAttattaactgttaattttgAGATACGTTAATTCAAGCAGCTATTAAGTGTCACAatatataacaacataatagtgttgatgtctatatattatacggatatacctattacctataagtacatacattttataccatTAACTGCATTCCAGTGGTTATAATTATTCGAGTTTATAGAACAACAAGTCCATTTATATGGTAATTTCAtttaatacgtacctatacaattataatggtTTTCATAAAAACGACTATAATACgcatttattaaattacgtaTACTGCATACGTTAAGTTTgggtttattttttaccatacataggtaggtagctCATAATAAATACTAGTCTCAAACCATTATCCAAATGTCGCATCCGATTTTGTGTTAACTTTACTCGGAGATTAATAGTTGAAGGTCACAATCTCACATTGATGCACCACACTTGTTGGAGCGAATTTGCATTCGTGTTTTTGTCTTATAGCTTATACGTAACACACTAACACCAGGCTTCAGAACTTCAGAAGTCCTAATAATTACCAGTGAATCGGTCTAATATCGCAAAAAAATTccctcataataataatatccttacTCAATATCAACCAATATAACCATTGGTATTTGGTACCAAGGCCACACTAATACATTATTCTATCACGTAAATATAATGttcctataggtaggtacagtatgactttattatattattaaatttgtaaattgtataatacttcttaaatacctactactgtttttaaaaatccGAATGtcgttaatttatataaatacctacagtaaaatagttaggtacaggaatattaattattttgtacaaaccATACGGACAAAGATAGAATTTTATCTTAGTGAGTGGTATAAGCATAGTTGATTCACGTTCTGAAATTCTGAAATCATATTATGAAATCATGATACAGTTTTATAGGTATACGTTACCtgcattagtattattatttattactacctaGTTACGGCCCACACCAGTGCATCTCAACCTGGGGGCTGCGGCCCCCTAGGGGgccttgaaatatttatttaatttaaaatatttccgattatttaattattatataaatataacattttaacgtatacattatattataaccgacCATatgattaatcattatgtattacaTCGGGAAAGTTTATCTTACATTAGAGTTATTAGATTActgattaaagtataataacaataatataataatctattaaactATCGAAAATTATGATTATCATTGTAGATTACATTGTAATGCCTTAGCGGCTTAGCGGTACAGTCGTATAACGACTACTACTATAGTCGTTCAGTCGCGTATCTTTGCTCGCTATAGTAGGGCCTACACAACTGCAAGAGAGTACCGTGGGGCAGTGGCGCCGATCACCTAATGTCCTAATTTATCTGACATATGTCATAGTAGATTCTTTAGATGTGGAGCCCGCCGTAGAGACGTATGACACTGCAGGGGATTccaaaatttacattaaaacgtaaaaaatgatttaacattGCATTATATGTAGGTGCTTCGATTGAactaaatcttatattaaaaaaggGGGATGATAGGGGGCCCCTTGATGTACGATgtcaatgtatatattaaacacTTCAGTGCCACCGCCATGGGGGTTTCTAGTTAGTAGTTATTACCCAGTAATGTTTCTATTATGACGTCCATATAAAGTCtccttatataagtatattatataacctatatggAGGCATCGTGATTCTAGGATCTAAATAGACGTTATTAGactgaaaaaaatgaattcgaTTTTCAATCTGTCCgtagattatttatatacgtagaTATAACGTATAATTGAGATATTtgtagagtataataatattataatattataatcggtaTGTCTAGACTGCTACTCGCACAGACCTAACTAGTAACTACCTATCCTCTTTCCGTTcaggtttttaaataataaatcaattataatgaCAAGTCTTaatgtaataacttattataatattgatattagtatattagtatattacatgtacaattgtataaaatatatacttgaaaatgtaaaatgaaaaatctcaagacttattttattttgttgagaacatatttgaatattatattgatgataatTGACAACGATTAACTATATCTGGTATTGTCCAAATAGTTATACTTCAGCCCAAAGTTTACCAGATTGATCATATTGAATAACAatagtacattatttaataaactgtcgAAACAGCAGAGGATCTAGGGTTTTTTTTGTGGTGGGTGCTATTTTGATAATAATCctcttataggtacttattatgagCAACTTTGggggtaaaaataaatttaacatattctGTGTTAGTATAGTCTACAATTAATACGTTTAATTATACATGATAACTGTTAccaatctaaataattaataatttaaaaaaaaagttcaatatgcGGAACAGTATGTAAATATCTGAAGGTTCACCTATAAAGttcattttttcatatttgtaaaactaatttttttaaaattctcataGAAAtgacaaacaattaattaacgtaataattaattacattttatgataaagaatttatttctatgttttgttcttttaaagttttaaatgaaaatgtattatgtatatatatatgcgatATACTAATGCAGtgatgtgtataatttattatttacagaaatTGGTGATGaatgtacaaacaaaaatgGTATTGTTGGATTTTGTCAATATAGAAGCAAATGTCAAAGAGATACTGATTTAGGAGCTATATGTAATCCTAAACAGACTATTATTTGCTGtgctaaaaatgttttaagtaaCGATCAAAAAGAGGACCGATCTATACAACCTCCATCAGGTTTTAATCCCGACTTCTTTCATGCACCTGTATTACAACCAAATCCAATcgcaaatacaaattttttttatcatcaaaaacaaaacattccTAATTTTCTAGGTAATGTTTTACATCAAAGTTCAAATACTATGGAGTTTGTTGAAGATAGACCTTATCAAAACTATGAACAAAGTGtagttattatacctaataaaaataggCCTACACCTATTAGTCCTACAAATGAATATGGGTTTTATAGCAGCAATAATAAACCAAATtcaaacaatgaaaatattatgtatggcaGTGACCAAACTACTAATATAcctcaaaattattacaattatccTAATTATGAAAAACAGAGGCCTGTAAGTcagaatcaaaataataatttcaatcaaCCATACTATGAAACATATCcacaaattcaaaataacaataaataccaaAGTTTTGTACCCAAAAGACCgaattataatcaatatgatAATCAACCACGCCAAGAAACATATGAATCAAATCAAAATAACAAtcctaattattatacaaccaCTAAAAAACCACAGCATATTTATAGCACAgggaataatgaaaataattcacCGCTTCCAAACAGTCAAATTAATTATAGTGGTTATGAAGAAAATAAGAGGCCAAGTCAAAATACTAACCATAAATCTAGTAGCAGTATATTGTTTCCTGATGATTTAACTGACACAACATTTACAACCacaaccaaaaaatattatgaatatgaaaATAGCCCAAATGAAGATAATAAACGTATCagtgaaaaaagtaaaattaaatttaggctagcaaaaataatgataagcattaaataataatttttatcacagaATGCGAAGAATATTCAAAAGCACTGAGAACAACTGTTTCTGTATTGCCTCTATCAATTGGCACAGCATCAAAGCCAGTGTCAATAGAAAAATGTGATTCAAAAAGTGTTGGGTTAATTGTTGGTGGAACTAAAGCCGATTTAGGAGAATTCCCACATATGGTATGATGTGGctgaaataatacaattttaatataaatttataatttatacaattatataatttgtaggtGGCAGTAGGATTCCGCGCAGGCTCTAGAACTTCATGGAATTGTGGTGGTACATTAATAAGTGAACAATTTGTGTTGACAGCTGCTCATTGTACGCATAGCACATTGTAAGTTGATAACTTATTTGGTGTTAAAACCTACCAACTggcaattaaataaatgatatgaATCATTATCAATATTGAATTTGTAGAACTATAGAAGTATACAAGTATACTTTTTctacaatatgtatttttacatattatgccaaaatatacgtttaatattgaataatgtttGACAGAGGGTTGCCAGAACGAGTGAGATTGGGAGATTTGAATTTACAGACTAATGATGATGGAGCTCATCCAGTAGAACTTTTGGTGGATCAAACCATTGTGCATcctgattatattaatacatctaAGTATAATGACATTGCACTATTACGTTTAGATAATGAAGTTAAGTTAAATAACCACATTCGCCCGGCTTGTCTTAACAATAATGACAATATCAATTATTCTCAAAAAGTTACTGCGACTGGATGGGGAAGCATTGAATATGGTAATTTAAGGCATTCAATACTTAATCtgtaatttcagtttttttctttaaaacatgttaaatattaatttatttgatttaggCGATCGCTCAAGTGATCATTTATTAAAagtagatttaaatttaataaataatcggCAGTGTGGTAAATTATATGAAGGAGAAAGCAAAACAAGAACCCTAAATAGAGGTATTATAGATTCTATGTTGTGTGCTGGAGATTTGGCTGGAGGACATGATACTTGTTTAGTAAGtgaaattatgtattaaattatcacaagccaatagaatttaaactgaatgaataaatattgttaattgaaCTATTACTTACTATTTAGGGTGATTCTGGCGGACCACTCGTAGTAAAATCAGAGAAAAATGCATGTGTTTTCAATTTAATTGGGATAACATCATTTGGAAAATTGTGTGCAACAGAAAATTCACCAGGTGTATACACTAAAGTTTCAGCATTTTTACCTTGGATAGAACAAATTGTTTGGCCCTAAAAATAAGATAACTTAtgcattatgataaataatttattatttaataatagcttatttttatatttgtatttaagatttttgtaaataattaaaactatattattcaatttcatatttttaatgttattcatgtatgttaatattaatattcaaaacatattCAGTGGGGCCCATTATGTTCttgaagtataaataaaaaaaggtgggcaagtgggcaCCGCTtcactgtatattatgtgtcgtgtgggtcactgtaatgtgttcaatttgattttaaagatataaaatcattgtacacagaaaaacaattctgactTAAGACAGTTTTTCAGCCtacattactaagtatattttatgatattactgTTATcagagtaattttttttactattaaacattagtaatacagtagattaaattcatttttgccgaaaaaattgcatttgtaaatgtcattgtgtataatataaaatataataatacagtaggtaTGTCCCAAAAATACCACCCATATAGTTAGTAACTCcttggaaaatcaatatatttaaatgcagttttttGACAGTAATAAGTATTGAAATTCTAATTGAATGGcataagttcaatttttttttcaaaaattcataaaaaatttatgcaattaagttttttaaattttcaagatggCCATTTTCttgatgttatttttaaaacacttttgaaaaaaatttattaagaGCGAAAGTGAAAATAgactaaattaaaacaaattaagttgTTTacttcgttaaaataatatactttggtagttaataggtagttatataaCAAAACACGAATAACTCAATTTAATTAGTCTCAAATAAAACGCGGATTTCATTATGACAGTCTATAAGTATCTAAGTATTAGTGGAgcttaacaaaaatgtattaattgtaacattataaccattggcgcaactagacaTTTGAACTAGGAGGTGCTTAAGCTCCAGGTTTTTTTGTGACTCAATGGGACCTAATACCAAACGATTTTGTAGGGGGTGCTAAGGGCCCaaagtacccccccccccctaattgCACCAATGATTATAAcgcaaattttactttttaccatGTCAATGTAATCATGTACTGAGAacgtataaatcattttttcaacgtaaaacaaaatagatataaagtagattgttataaaaatatccgCGTGatagattaaattattaaatcatgtgATTCGTGTCTTGTTAACATAACTTTTATTCAACAACTTAATTTGTTTAAACTTGGTCGattttcattcaattttaatatatatatttttaaaactgtttaaaaaaaaaaatctataaaaaagctattttgaaaattttaaaatcttaattgcataaaaaaattttaataacccTAAGtctttataaatttgtttaacaattattgtatatattatgttacatactaggtataaattatatataatttacagacTGATGAAGTCACTTCCATTGAAGTGGCTCCTGccttaatttaaaatcttagacCAAGTTGTATGGTTTCAGACGCTTAAGACGTCTGACTTCCttgaagttatataataattagattgtCAATTGATTGACATGGTAATCTACTAATCTAGCCTTGTCCCGTGTTAGCGAGCAAACCTTTAGATTTTGTCTGACATTGTAAGCAGCATTATATCACAGTGATAAAACATTTGTGAAtattctacagttatttgtttttgaatcatACCAAACTGATTGCATAAAACTTCCctattttccttaatttgtttttcactatgcttatgaaaactactgggaattttttacttttgatccccaaagtaccaactagattcactttcctaccagaaaagatgcttaagtagattaaaaaaaaaaaaaaaacaacacatcattgtaaaatacatttatcacccCGCtacgagtataaaatatatattgtcctCTAATTGCAATGTTTGAAGAGTgtagaaatatttaatgtactatTTTTCTTTCATTTCGTTTCATACTATTAATTAGGTTGTTCtaaaaactacatattattacaaacgtTAAATAAGCTTAATATTAagacataataaatgtatatcactatctttattaataacaaattaataattttttttataatcatttggtattgaaaatatatcaaaacaactatattagactaaacttttttttaaattataattaaatgtgcaCCTAGTTTATTATTGCTTCCAATTTAACATACAACCCACTCTTAGAAACATGTCAATGCTTTTTTATAAGTTagtcattatgtattattaattagaacattatcataaatatattgaacacttacattacatatttactgtttataataataaaacacttcaaatatatcatttttggTTGGCCATATGAATCCGTTTCCTATAGGTTTATGAGTTGAAGGAAATACAATATGTCtccaatttctaaaaaaagtaattaaattgtttattgtaatttttatggacaaatttttttttattatatgtttaaaatacaaaGGTAATTTATAAGGACATCCTAAAGCCTAGCCTTGTAGCACAGAACATGCTTGTAGTTAACTATCAAATTTGAAGGTACTTCATTTTTCGTGTTGATACATacttgtttacaatattttaatttttaagcgagatatttttttgaactgtaatattttacatgccCATAACTcgcataaaaatttaaatatcttacgAAATCAATGTTCAAATACAGATAATTTTCTTACtttcaagttttataataagtcAGTTCATTCTACTATTAAagttaacaatacaaaattggtTCTGCTGAATACAAGTATGTTATTTGCCTATTGTATATGacgtacattttaaaacttttaacacGAGGGTTATCTAAGCTTGagcatttacataatataattctatttatatgtttttctatttgaaattaaaacagtTATTACTTGTGAAATTTACCTTCCACTGTGTAGTCCAAGGAAGATAATCCAATTCATTTTCATACCATAATCATAAACATTAACATATTCAAAGTTTATAGCTGACAATCTTTctgtttcaaatttatttatatgccCTTCAATGCTTGTTTCGCCATAACTTATTAATAGACCATGCCACGTGGTTAAAATAGCTAACGCGATAAATACTCctgaaataatttgttgtataaaatacaaatagtaaCTGaagttgattaaaaattacCACATGTTATAAAAGTTATGACCATAATACACCAAAATCTCCATTCTGCAACATGATCAATATCAAAATTGTGGTTTTCATATTCATCTTGAAATGTTAAAACCCAATCTgcctgaatattaaataataatatttttaatccatATATAgtcttaatatttaagtttaacttACTTTTGGTAAAGAAGTATTGACTTTAACTGGATGCCCTACTGGATCTTCTTCTTTATAGAAAACTTCTGTGAAAACTATGTCTGCTCcaaatgttatcaaaaataatgaacCTAATGTCATGTAGACCATGTAGAGAAAAAAGTAACGATGGTTATAAAATCCAACACAATTGTTTATCCAAGCTTTAAGATAtacttaagaaaaatattttgataatatttaaaatatctattgtatacaatatatttattatgtataattcaataataaaaacaaaaaggtgctgaaaatacattttctaaaaaagttGAAGATTTGAGGTAATGGAGTTTACGCTAATCCTACCTTGGGAAAAAATCATTATGGGGGTGTAAACATTGTAGAcatttacatacaaattatacttttataatatattcaaccaatttaattaatatgtactaCTTAATGAAcacaatagtatattttaaaaattcagttaaTTATAGTaagaataatttgtaatatattatggatatatttaatattatataaggatACGACAATGATGATCCATTTTGAGGATGCACGTGTTGCAAATTGAACAATGGTGTGTACGGGGTGGCTTTGGAGAATCACATTTCTTACAAATGGTTACATCATTATATATCAAACAGTTCTGAAAATgcacaaacaattaatattcttatttattagcCGGTTATTAAACAGAAGAAAATTATATACTGAAGTAGGAAATCCAGGTGGTGTAGTAACTCCCatgtaataatgaaatataacatttattaataaccaATTTCCAAATATTAACAAGAATActgttaaaagtttattattattccaccAATATGGTACACCAATCCAGTAAGCTATGACAACAACAAATGTCGTTAATACAATCACTAGAATAaccataatctaaaataaagtaataatttaaattagataacattttagaaataaataaatgttacttttcataaatatattaattataacttacttTTCCAAAAATGGCAGTATATttgtcaacaattttaaataagggCTCCAGTAATATATCACACGTATGTTCATAGGTTACATTTTGAGTATATACATAattgaagaaataatttttaaaacgataCCATGAATTCTTAAATTTTGTtctaaaagataaataaaatgtaagaatatattattcttttatttctaCTTAACTAGAATAATTGTTGGTTACAGTattagtttttctgtttaatttatataaattaaaaagatagatattattattactttatcatCCTTAaaatagacatattaataattaatcaatgaataatatgtattgtgatCAACAAACTACAAGAGCTTAAAATCATGAGTCGACGTCGTCATCGGACAagctatagtaaatatatagttatttgcAATTTTTGTCGATTATTGAAGTTTAAACTTTCAAGTCTTTAGTCATTTATGATTattctttttcaaatttttaattttaaatcatcgaTTGTTATAATCAGATAACAGCCGATAAGccacaaaatagtaaatactaaattgtttgGAAACATGGATTAAAGAATAAATTTATCTTATCAATCTTAAAACGCGCATTTCAACTTTTAAATAAGAAtcttgattaaataaaatataaaaatatgaaatttaactacctataatttatCGAGTTGGGAATTCTTAGAAAATGTAATCGAAAATGTTGTAATGTATTTGTGCATTTTTCATAAACATTgtgttaatactattattttttcttatattaacgAAACACTTTtcgtaaaatacaattaaaaactgataaacAACTTTCTagtattaataggtacctagtagtAAAGTGAAAGTAGATATTTCGTTTTGTACCTGTGGATTGTGGCACTGGTGTGTAGGTGTAATTATCATTATGTAACAGGTTTAAAGtccatttttttaactttttatttttattttgagttacTCGAACAAAAACTTGACATAATAAACAACTattacatacacatacataatactGCAATTGTATTTTGTTACATCCAATTATTCACTTACGCTAACTATTTAATGtgaattgtattaaaacttGTATCTAACGTCCATATGGCGACAAAAAGCTCACAAAATGCTACCGGATATGTGGTGTTTATATCATTACTATTTGATTTACTGGCATTTACCATGATATTACCACTTTTCCCATCATTACTAgactattataaacaaaatgacTCTGGTGGATTGTATCAATGGCTGGAACAACATATCAGTGTCTTTCAAAAAACTATTGGTGTACCAGATAAGTTTAATGGAGTTTTATTTGGCGGTAAGTAAtacgattaaatttaaaaacataatttggaacataaataataaaattgaatcatataggtatactgggttcattgttttcatttttacaatttgcTTCATCACCTATTCTCGGTGGAATAAGCGATGTTTATGGACGTAAACCAGTCATGATTTTATGTTTGGTAAGTTCTTTGCAATGGTATTTATCTGCATATTTATTCCTgaagtaatacatattattttaggtaggcATTTTATCTTCTTACATAATATGGTCAAAAGCAACaacattttctttatttgttTGGTCACGTATTATTGGTGGTCTCAGTAAAGGCAATGTTAGTTTATCAATGGCTATTGTTACAGATGTATATGTACCAGAAAAGCGTGGAAGAGGAatggtaaatacatttttgtcagttattaaaacttaatttttatctataaaaacaaatatgttttaatttggtCTTAAGCAAAAGATCTAAGCTACAATTATTTctggtttaaatattatataatattataaggaatttgtttttaaaataattttctatttgaatttaataatattgaatcataatataataaagtataattattaattattatatatatatattaatgttacaCTTTTATAAGAAACTAGTGATGCAAATTGCATGATGATGGAAATATAGAattagtacctactaaataactttttcaactatttatttttttaaaacaatttaaatttatagaattGTAATTTTATGTTGTCCATGCATTATAAATtgatcacatattattttttaaataatgtaatgaaaataatatgaaaattacatgtataaatatttatatttttgtttaattattactttttaggcAATGATTGGAATAGCATTTTCAGTGGGATTTGTATTTGGTCCTATGATAGGAGCAGGGTATGCTAAATGGTCTCATGGTCAAGAAGGGGCCTGGTTCGTTCAACCTGCTTTACTTGCAGTTGTTTtgactattattaatatcatttttgtaactttcacatttaacgaatcACTTCCAAaagtaatgaattattatttttaatacattaatttgaaataatttttcaaaatttgtttattttattttcctagaAAAATAGAGCTTCTTCAGTTGCTGGAAAATTGTCTGAAGCATTTACATACATTAATGTGAtagatttattcaaatttaagcTTTTAGATGGTGTTGTTCCATCTGAAGGTAATAgttattaacttaattattgtaatttatctgCATTtactaatatatgtatttattttgttttttaatttttagatgttAAGAAGTTACGCACTTTGGGTACTgtctattttacttatttattccTATATTCTGGTTTAGaatttacattaacatttttgacCCATAATAAATTTGGATATACCTCGATGCAACAAGGTTGGATGTTTTTTGGCATTGGTATTACCATGGCTATCTTACAGGGTGGTTGGGTTCGAAGAATACCTCCAGCACGTACAGCTAAAACTGCCact
This genomic interval carries:
- the LOC132938329 gene encoding serine protease Hayan-like is translated as MHCIHIWKTIGVLIFVNYCQALEQEIGDECTNKNGIVGFCQYRSKCQRDTDLGAICNPKQTIICCAKNVLSNDQKEDRSIQPPSGFNPDFFHAPVLQPNPIANTNFFYHQKQNIPNFLGNVLHQSSNTMEFVEDRPYQNYEQSVVIIPNKNRPTPISPTNEYGFYSSNNKPNSNNENIMYGSDQTTNIPQNYYNYPNYEKQRPVSQNQNNNFNQPYYETYPQIQNNNKYQSFVPKRPNYNQYDNQPRQETYESNQNNNPNYYTTTKKPQHIYSTGNNENNSPLPNSQINYSGYEENKRPSQNTNHKSSSSILFPDDLTDTTFTTTTKKYYEYENSPNEDNKRISEKKCEEYSKALRTTVSVLPLSIGTASKPVSIEKCDSKSVGLIVGGTKADLGEFPHMVAVGFRAGSRTSWNCGGTLISEQFVLTAAHCTHSTLGLPERVRLGDLNLQTNDDGAHPVELLVDQTIVHPDYINTSKYNDIALLRLDNEVKLNNHIRPACLNNNDNINYSQKVTATGWGSIEYGDRSSDHLLKVDLNLINNRQCGKLYEGESKTRTLNRGIIDSMLCAGDLAGGHDTCLGDSGGPLVVKSEKNACVFNLIGITSFGKLCATENSPGVYTKVSAFLPWIEQIVWP
- the LOC132938332 gene encoding palmitoyltransferase ZDHHC16B, whose product is MSILRMIKTKFKNSWYRFKNYFFNYVYTQNVTYEHTCDILLEPLFKIVDKYTAIFGKIMVILVIVLTTFVVVIAYWIGVPYWWNNNKLLTVFLLIFGNWLLINVIFHYYMGVTTPPGFPTSNCLIYNDVTICKKCDSPKPPRTHHCSICNTCILKMDHHCPWINNCVGFYNHRYFFLYMVYMTLGSLFLITFGADIVFTEVFYKEEDPVGHPVKVNTSLPKADWVLTFQDEYENHNFDIDHVAEWRFWCIMVITFITCGVFIALAILTTWHGLLISYGETSIEGHINKFETERLSAINFEYVNVYDYGMKMNWIIFLGLHSGRNWRHIVFPSTHKPIGNGFIWPTKNDIFEVFYYYKQ
- the LOC132938330 gene encoding major facilitator superfamily domain-containing protein 10, which produces MATKSSQNATGYVVFISLLFDLLAFTMILPLFPSLLDYYKQNDSGGLYQWLEQHISVFQKTIGVPDKFNGVLFGGILGSLFSFLQFASSPILGGISDVYGRKPVMILCLVGILSSYIIWSKATTFSLFVWSRIIGGLSKGNVSLSMAIVTDVYVPEKRGRGMAMIGIAFSVGFVFGPMIGAGYAKWSHGQEGAWFVQPALLAVVLTIINIIFVTFTFNESLPKKNRASSVAGKLSEAFTYINVIDLFKFKLLDGVVPSEDVKKLRTLGTVYFTYLFLYSGLEFTLTFLTHNKFGYTSMQQGWMFFGIGITMAILQGGWVRRIPPARTAKTATLGLLLIAPSFICVGMAESPPLFVFGLFLYAVSTSIVVPCMTTLASHYGSNSHKGKAMGTFRSLGALARAVGPVFASILYWSIGPRITYCIGGILLLLPWFLLKKTLKDTKEKI